A stretch of Eleutherodactylus coqui strain aEleCoq1 chromosome 2, aEleCoq1.hap1, whole genome shotgun sequence DNA encodes these proteins:
- the LOC136610379 gene encoding olfactory receptor 1468-like, with protein MRALRVFVTRFKRQKTEGTLLRNEVVSTSLTIDVYSKGRNLTAVTEFFLLGFQASKCLHFLLFCFLLVVYCGTICGNLLIITLVSTSKNLHTPMYFFISQLSISDILLTKDIVPNLLHILLNNGGTITFIGCITQYYFFCASEIFECLLLAVMSYDRYVAICNPLHYSSTMTMPFCVKLDVIAWCFSFSIAFITSVTSAMLKFCGANIIDHFFCDINPLLDISCSDTLIVHLEIMLMGSPIIIIPPIVIIVSYVKIIFAILRIPSSTGRHKAFSTCSSHLIVVSIFYWTMFGVYIFPTQEQTFNTSKLLSLLYTAFTPFINPLIYSLRNKDIRKAVMKILNM; from the exons ATGAGAGCTTTACGGGTCTTTGTTACTAGATTTAAAAGGCAAAAGACTGAAGGAACGCTGCTTAGGAACGAGGTTGTTTCCACCAGCCTTACCATTGATGTATATTCAAAG GGAAGGAACCTGACCGCAGTCACAGAGTTTTTCCTCTTAGGATTTCAAGCTagtaaatgtttacattttttgctgttcTGTTTTCTCCTGGTGGTTTATTGCGGGACAATATGTGGGAACCTCCTGATCATCACCCTGGTGTCCACCAGCAAGAACCTCCAcactccaatgtacttcttcatctCACAACTGTCCATCAGTGACATCCTATTAACAAAAGATATTGTGCCCAACTTGCTACACATCCTACTGAATAATGGGGGGACCATTACTTTTATTGGTTGCATTACCCAATATTATTTCTTCTGTGCCTCAGAAATATTTGAATGCCTTCTCCTCGCAGTAATGTCGTATGACAGATATGTGGCCATCTGTAATCCACTCCATTATTCTTCTACCATGACAATGCCTTTTTGTGTGAAGTTGGATGTCATTGCTTGGTGTTTCAGTTTTTCCATTGCATTCATTACTTCTGTCACATCAGCAATGTTAAAATTTTGTGGAGCAAATATTATTGAccattttttctgtgacataaatCCTCTACTGGACATTTCCTGCTCTGATACCTTAATCGTTCATCTCGAAATAATGCTGATGGGTTCCCCTATAATAATCATCCCACCCATAGTAATAATTGTATCTTATGTCAAGATTATTTTTGCTATATTAAGGATCCCATCCAGTACCGGCAGAcataaagccttctccacctgtagCTCCCACCTCATTGTGGTCTCCATATTCTACTGGACTATGTTCGGTGTTTACATTTTTCCAACTCAAGAGCAAACCTTCAATACTAGCAAGCTCCTATCATTACTCTATACTGCATTTACTCCTTTCATCAACCCCCTTATATACAGTCTAAGAAATAAGGATATAAGAAAGGCTGTAATGAAAATATTAAATATGTAA